The following coding sequences lie in one Delphinus delphis chromosome 9, mDelDel1.2, whole genome shotgun sequence genomic window:
- the LOC132430608 gene encoding translation machinery-associated protein 7 — protein MSGRGGGKKKPLKQPKKQAKEMDEEDKAFKQKQKEEQKKLEELKAKAAGKGPLATGGIKKSGKK, from the coding sequence ATGTCGGGTCGCGGAGGTGGCAAGAAGAAGCCCCTGAAGCAGCCCAAGAAGCAAGCCAAGGAGATGGACGAGGAAGATAAGGCATTCAAGCAGAAACAGAAGGAGGAGCAAAAGAAACTCGAGGAGCTAAAAGCGAAGGCCGCGGGGAAAGGCCCCCTGGCAACAGGCGGAATTAAGAAATCTGGCAAAAAGTAA